Proteins co-encoded in one Corylus avellana chromosome ca9, CavTom2PMs-1.0 genomic window:
- the LOC132192111 gene encoding thaumatin-like protein 1b: MMKTFALFGLALAFCFLSGAHAAKITFTNNCLKPVWPGTLTADQKPQLSTTGFELASKASSSVDVQAPWIGRFWARTGCTTDASGKFSCETADCASGQVACNGAGAIPPASLVEINIAAGGGQDFYDVSLVDGFNLPVSVATQGGTGECKSSSCPADVNAVCPAELQVKRSDGSVIACKSACTAFNKPEYCCTPPNDKPETCPPTSYSMIFENQCPQAYSYAYDDKNSTFTCSGAPDYVITFCPGA, translated from the exons atgaTGAAAACCTTTGCACTCTTCGGCCTTGCCTTGGCTTTCTGTTTCCtatctg GTGCTCATGCTGCTAAAATAACTTTCACAAACAACTGTCTGAAACCTGTTTGGCCAGGAACTCTAACTGCGGACCAGAAACCCCAGTTGTCAACTACTGGATTTGAGCTGGCATCCAAAGCATCCTCATCAGTTGATGTCCAAGCTCCATGGATAGGCCGGTTTTGGGCCCGAACAGGATGCACCACTGACGCCTCAGGAAAGTTCTCTTGTGAAACGGCTGACTGTGCCTCCGGCCAAGTTGCATGCAACGGCGCCGGTGCAATCCCGCCGGCATCTTTGGTAGAAATCAACATCGCAGCTGGTGGTGGACAAGATTTTTACGATGTTAGCCTTGTAGATGGCTTCAACCTCCCTGTTTCAGTTGCTACACAAGGTGGGACCGGTGAGTGCAAGTCCTCAAGCTGCCCGGCAGACGTGAATGCTGTGTGCCCTGCTGAGCTACAAGTAAAAAGGTCTGATGGAAGCGTGATCGCTTGTAAGAGCGCATGCACAGCGTTCAATAAGCCAGAGTATTGTTGCACTCCCCCTAATGATAAACCGGAGACATGCCCACCTACAAGTTATTCCATGATCTTTGAGAACCAATGCCCTCAAGCTTATAGCTACGCTTATGATGATAAGAACAGCACATTTACTTGCTCTGGTGCACCGGACTACGTTATTACTTTTTGCCCTGGAGCTTGA